In one Magallana gigas chromosome 7, xbMagGiga1.1, whole genome shotgun sequence genomic region, the following are encoded:
- the LOC105334808 gene encoding cysteine-rich protein 1 codes for MPKCPTCNKEVYFAEKVSSIGKDWHRGCLKCAKCGKTLASGSHAEREGKPYCHNPCYSALFGPKGYGHGGTESHTFDK; via the exons ATGCCTAAGTGTCCAACGTGCAACAAAGAGGTGTACTTTG ctGAGAAGGTTTCCTCCATTGGGAAGGACTGGCATCGAGGGTGTCTGAAGTGTGCAAAGTGCGGCAAGACATTAGCTTCTGGGAGCCACGCTGAg agaGAAGGAAAACCATATTGCCATAATCCGTGTTATTCGGCATTGTTTGGACCGAAAg GGTACGGACACGGTGGAACAGAAAGCCACACCTTCgacaaataa
- the LOC105326036 gene encoding QRFP-like peptide receptor — MNLTQAQSYSSFFGNVNISSNNGERQPSLDFSIFARLCHHASGKTNNTNSSFLLQLRNICNSPLYSITIDRKNILPAPLPKASLEVFMALYILIIILAVLGNSLVLGLIGVVKKARALTDIYIISLASSDLMIATLNMPFQLYHIVANDWMATGNFGSFLCKFTAYVEGVTVVASILTLLFIAIDRYAVICEIGFANVIHNRGSAKMIILSVWCVSLCVPSPNLVFQKLDKRVNVKSVDGVLIMDGFKFICAEFFPNEYGSRIYTAVTYTCFYLLPVLIMAFSYGRIGHRLWIHHPIGDVEENPRHHERNIKQKKRVIKMLIMLFLSFAVLWLPFFTFHLYREFVINENESFRIKSAILKLIGYANSCVNPVIYTFLNKAFQNEFKRLFCKNRVFVTSANGKTEVVRITKM, encoded by the exons ATGAATTTAACACAAGCGCAATCTTATTCGTCATTTtttggaaatgtaaatatatcaagcAACAACGGAGAAAGACAGCCATCGCTAGACTTTTCCATCTTTGCGAGGCTGTGTCATCATGCCAGCGGGAAAACGAACAATACAAATAGCTCTTTTCTGTTGCAATTGCGGAATATATGCAATTCGCCGTTATATAGTATTACTATAGACAGGAAAAACATTTTACCCGCGCCGTTGCCGAAAGCCTCATTAGAAGTGTTCATGGCATTGTATATTCTCATCATAATTTTGGCAGTTTTGGGGAATTCTTTGGTGCTTGGACTGATCGGTGTTGTGAAAAAAGCGCGAGCGTTGACCGACATTTACATTATATCATTGGCCAGCAGTGACCTGATGATCGCAACCCTGAACATGCCTTTTCAACTGTACCATATTGTAGCCAATGACTGGATGGCGACTGGGAACTTTGGATCGTTTCTTTGCAAATTTACGGCATACGTTGAAGGAGTAACTGTCGTAGCTAGTATTCTAACTTTGCTTTTCATTGCCATTGACAG GTATGCGGTCATTTGTGAAATAGGATTCGCCAATGTCATCCACAACAGAGGGTCGGCAAAAATGATCATACTGTCAGTATGGTGTGTTTCATTGTGTGTTCCATCTCCAAATTTAGTTTTTCAGAAACTTGACAAAAGAGTGAATGTAAAGTCTGTTGATGGTGTCTTAATCATGGATGGTTTCAAGTTCATCTGCGCTGAGTTCTTCCCAAATGAATACGGTAGCCGTATATACACAGCTGTGACGTACACGTGTTTTTATCTACTTCCGGTTCTGATCATGGCGTTCAGTTACGGCCGAATAGGACATAGACTTTGGATCCACCATCCTATTGGCGATGTAGAGGAAAATCCACGTCATCACGAACGCAACATCAAGCAGAAGAAAAGAGTGATCAAAATGCTTATAATGCTGTTCTTGTCGTTTGCTGTGTTATGGCTGCCTTTCTTTACTTTCCATCTCTACAGGGAATTTGTTATCAATGAAAACGAGTCTTTTCGAATAAAAAGCGCAATTCTAAAACTGATTGGATATGCAAATTCTTGCGTCAATCCTGTAATTTACACGTTTTTGAATAAGGCTTTTCAGAATGAGTTTAAGCGCCTTTTCTGTAAAAACCGTGTGTTTGTAACGTCTGCAAATGGCAAAACAGAAGTAGTACGTATTACAAAGATGTAA